In Chitinophaga varians, the following are encoded in one genomic region:
- the pruA gene encoding L-glutamate gamma-semialdehyde dehydrogenase — MNTGYFQYAAPANEPVLSYAPGSPERAALKKQLAAFKAEVADIPMYIGGKEVRTGNTVDLRPPHEIKHKLGHFHQGDASHVKAAITAALEAREKWANMDWETRAGIFLRAADLIATKYRYHMNAATMLGQSKNAYQAEIDSACELIDFLRYNVHFLSEIYRQQPVSAPLTHNRVEYRPLEGFVLAVTPFNFSAIAGNLPTSAAMCGNVVVWKPANTQVFAASVFMKIMIEAGLPEGVINLVYAGGPLIGDICFADPHFAGIHFTGSTGVFQTMWKTIGENIHKYKTYPRIVGETGGKDFVLIHKSADVDTAVTALARGAFEYQGQKCSAASRAYIPNNLADQIKSKLVAELKTMKMGTTEDFSNFINAVIDERSFDKIATYIDNAKNDPKAKIIAGGNYNKTEGYFIEPTVIETTDPNYVTMCEEIFGPVLTIHVYDGEKFEDIIRTVDSTSEYALTGAIIAQDRYAVELATRKLVNSAGNFYINDKPTGAVVGQQPFGGARASGTNDKAGSMLNLYRWLSARSIKETFVPATDYRYPFLKEA, encoded by the coding sequence ATGAATACAGGATATTTTCAATACGCAGCACCTGCTAACGAGCCCGTGTTGAGTTATGCGCCCGGTTCCCCGGAAAGAGCTGCGCTGAAAAAGCAATTGGCGGCATTTAAAGCTGAAGTGGCAGATATTCCGATGTATATCGGTGGCAAGGAAGTTCGTACCGGTAATACGGTAGACCTGCGCCCGCCGCATGAAATCAAGCACAAGTTGGGTCATTTTCACCAGGGCGATGCTTCTCACGTAAAAGCAGCTATCACTGCCGCACTGGAAGCTCGCGAGAAATGGGCAAACATGGACTGGGAAACACGTGCCGGCATCTTCCTGCGCGCTGCCGACCTGATCGCCACCAAATACCGCTACCACATGAACGCGGCCACCATGCTGGGCCAAAGTAAAAATGCCTATCAGGCTGAGATCGACAGCGCCTGCGAACTGATCGACTTCCTCCGCTACAACGTACACTTCCTGAGTGAAATATACCGTCAGCAACCGGTGAGCGCCCCGCTGACACACAACCGCGTGGAATACCGCCCGCTCGAAGGTTTCGTACTGGCCGTTACGCCTTTTAACTTCAGCGCTATCGCCGGTAACCTGCCTACTTCTGCTGCCATGTGCGGTAACGTAGTGGTATGGAAACCCGCGAACACACAGGTGTTCGCCGCCAGCGTATTCATGAAAATCATGATCGAAGCCGGTCTGCCTGAAGGCGTTATCAACCTCGTATACGCCGGCGGCCCGCTGATCGGCGATATCTGCTTCGCAGACCCGCATTTCGCCGGTATCCACTTCACCGGCTCCACCGGCGTATTCCAGACCATGTGGAAAACAATCGGTGAAAACATCCACAAATACAAAACTTATCCGCGTATCGTAGGTGAAACCGGTGGTAAAGACTTCGTCCTGATCCATAAATCAGCCGATGTGGACACCGCCGTGACCGCACTCGCCCGCGGCGCCTTCGAATACCAGGGCCAGAAATGTTCTGCCGCCTCCCGCGCATACATACCAAACAATCTTGCTGACCAGATAAAATCCAAACTGGTTGCTGAACTGAAAACCATGAAAATGGGCACCACAGAAGACTTCAGCAACTTCATCAACGCGGTGATAGATGAACGTTCTTTCGATAAGATCGCTACCTACATCGACAACGCGAAAAATGATCCGAAGGCTAAAATCATTGCCGGCGGCAACTACAACAAAACGGAAGGTTACTTCATCGAGCCTACCGTCATCGAAACCACCGATCCTAACTACGTGACCATGTGCGAAGAAATCTTCGGCCCCGTATTAACGATCCACGTGTACGACGGCGAGAAGTTCGAAGACATTATCCGCACCGTAGACAGCACCTCCGAGTACGCGCTCACCGGCGCTATCATCGCGCAGGACCGTTATGCAGTGGAACTGGCTACCAGGAAACTGGTGAACAGCGCCGGTAATTTCTACATCAACGACAAACCTACCGGTGCCGTAGTAGGCCAGCAGCCTTTCGGCGGCGCCCGCGCTTCCGGTACCAACGACAAAGCCGGTTCTATGCTGAACCTCTACCGTTGGTTAAGCGCCAGAAGCATCAAGGAAACTTTCGTTCCGGCTACCGACTACCGGTACCCGTTCCTGAAAGAAGCATAA